The Arachis duranensis cultivar V14167 chromosome 2, aradu.V14167.gnm2.J7QH, whole genome shotgun sequence genome has a window encoding:
- the LOC127744907 gene encoding uncharacterized protein LOC127744907, with translation MLGVLAEVEEPKMDGVLRRPYLRIRVSIDITKALPTGFWLDREELPPLWVFFRYERLSDSYCFNCGILGHEKKTCKYPTAMACWDTTKRKYSPSLGVGQGRPVSTVGGGKSKQQGWSEDGEEGAREQRNMDRESEEKKNSEESRIRDEQAHQRKIREESVWENQTGREEEMAEPEEQVERVPKIPDFQGIRDTGPELGVAYKVKNLIEEIRERKNEWANKNKAQKGKQIIEIQGSREMGPTKEIGAKEGVNPVQARMGMGSGLKQYYTIEEGEVNSYRTAEWTLGLEMEGGKETIGQELKRLMLAKNKDIQTQDGRVQGKKIQTLSKCEMEGDILKKPIEEMQKENNEVGGQYRFGGESFYYVELASDEDQEVRKEAHADWETQLAKKLEKKLNLKRKREIIQVPLLTQKEWKEEHDDKEIKKLKNNRAVLNVGEHQLAMQDSKLFKGGQMAEEAGLNMPQPQP, from the coding sequence ATgctgggagtgttggctgaggTTGAGGAACCAAAGATGGATGGAGTGCTGAGGAGACCATATCTAAGGATCAGAGTTAGCATCGACATCACCAAGGCCCTACCTACAGGGTTCTGGTTAGACAGAGAGGAGTTACCACCGCTTTGGGTCTTCTTCAGGTACGAGAGGTTGTCGGACAGTTACTGCTTCAATTGTGGAATACTAGGACATGAGAAGAAGACATGCAAGTACCCAACAGCCATGGCATGCTGGGATACCACCAAAAGAAAGTATTCACCAAGTCTGGGAGTGGGTCAAGGCAGACCAGTTTCAACCGTGGGAGGAGGCAAATCAAAACAACAAGGATGGAGTGAGGATGGTGAGGAGGGGGCGCGTGAGCAACGAAACATGGACAGGGAGAgtgaagagaagaaaaactcAGAAGAGAGCAGGATAAGGGATGAGCAGGCACATCAGCGAAAAATCAGGGAGGAAAGTGTCTGGGAAAACCAAACAGGGAGAGAGGAAGAGATGGCTGAACCAGAAGAGCAGGTAGAGAGAGTACCAAAAATCCCTGATTTTCAGGGAATTAGGGATACGGGGCCAGAGTTAGGAGTTGCATACAAAGTGAAGAATCTCATTGAGGAGATaagggaaagaaaaaatgaatggGCTAATAAAAATAAGGcccaaaaaggaaaacaaattaTAGAGATACAAGGGTCAAGGGAGATGGGCCCAACAAAGGAGATTGGGGCCAAAGAAGGGGTAAATCCTGTTCAAGCAAGGATGGGGATGGGAAGTGGGCTAAAACAATATTATACAATTGAGGAGGGGGAGGTGAATAGCTATAGAACTGCTGAGTGGACATTGGGCCTGGAAATGGAAGGAGGAAAAGAGACCATAGGCCAAGAATTAAAAAGGCTTATGCTGGCAAAAAACAAAGATATACAAACGCAGGATGGCAGAGTACAGGGGAAGAAAATACAAACATTGTCAAAGTGTGAAATGGAGGGAGACATACTAAAGAAGCCAATTGAAGAAATGCAGAAGGAAAACAATGAAGTGGGGGGTCAGTATAGGTTCGGGGGCGAGAGTTTTTACTATGTGGAGCTCGCAAGTGATGAAGATCAAGAGGTAAGAAAGGAGGCACATGCAGATTGGGAAACTCAACTAGCCAAAAAGCTGGAAAAGAAGCTGAATTTAAAGCGGAAGCGGGAGATCATACAGGTGCCACTACTAACACAAAAGGAATGGAAAGAGGAGCATGATGACAAGGAaatcaagaaattgaagaacaaCAGAGCTGTTCTGAACGTAGGAGAGCATCAATTAGCAATGCAGGATTCTAAACTCTTTAAGGGAGGTCAAATGGCTGAGGAGGCGGGCCTTAACATGCCCCAACCTCAGCCATGA